One region of Solanum pennellii chromosome 6, SPENNV200 genomic DNA includes:
- the LOC107023561 gene encoding protein HESO1, with translation MNGYSLLEHTLQNILHSINPSEEDWSMRFQLIHELRAVVESIEILRGATVEPFGSFVSNLFTRWGDLDISIELPNGLHISAAGKKCKLNLLGDVLKALRAKGGCRKLQFITNARVPILKFQGNYNISCDISINNLSGQMKSKILYWINMIDGRFRDMVLLVKEWAKAHNINDSKTGTLNSYSLSLLVVFHFQTCVPAILPPLKEIYPGSMVDDLTGVRASAEKFIEETCAMNINRLMSNKSRAINRSSLSELFISFIAKFCNISSRASAQGISPFTGQWEDIVSNMRWLPKTYTIFVEDPFEQPLNSARGVSTKQLTRIEEAFRSTHFMLCSSNLNENEVISTLVKPHVSKFVARISGNQNNYSRNGLRPQLQGQRAIKPPLQAHHQHQAQRAIHPPLRAQHQPQAQRPINPPLQAHQLQDKRMNRNQNSTVQGPTQAIRVQTQTVWRPKSGV, from the exons ATGAATGGCTACAGCTTGTTGGAGCATACTCTTCAGAATATACTTCACTCCATCAATCCCTCAGAGGAGGATTGGTCTATGCGATTTCAACTCATTCACGAACTTCGAGCTGTGGTTGAAAGCATAGAAATCCTGAGAG GGGCAACTGTAGAGCCATTCGGATCTTTTGTATCAAATCTTTTTACAAGATGGGGAGATCTTGATATTTCCATAGAGTTGCCCAATGGATTACATATATCAGCTGCTGGGAAGAAGTGCAAACTAAATCTACTAGGGGATGTACTAAAAGCTTTGAGAGCTAAAG GTGGATGCCGAAAGCTGCAATTTATTACCAATGCACGAGTCCCAATCTTGAAGTTTCAGGGCAATTACAATATTTCTTGTGATATATCAATCAATAATTTGAGCGGCCAAATGAAGTCCAAGATATTATACTGGATCAACATGATTGATGGAAGATTTCGTGATATGGTCTTACTG GTGAAAGAATGGGCTAAGGCACATAATATCAATGATTCTAAGACTGGAACTTTGAACTCTTATTCTCTAAGCTTGTTAGTTGTCTTCCACTTTCAG ACATGTGTACCTGCAATTTTACCACCTCTTAAAGAAATATATCCAGGAAGTATGGTTGATGATCTTACAG GTGTTAGGGCTAGTGCAGAGAAATTCATTGAAGAAACATGTGCTATGAATATAAATCGACTTATGTCAAATAAGTCTCGAGCGATTAATAGGAGTTCTCTGTCTGAGCTTTTCATCTCATTCATCGCAAAG TTCTGCAACATCAGTTCAAGAGCCTCTGCTCAGGGAATTAGCCCATTTACTGGCCAGTGGGAAGACATAGTGAGCAACATGAGATGGCTACctaaaacatatacaatattt GTTGAGGATCCCTTTGAGCAGCCACTTAATTCAGCAAGGGGTGTAAGCACTAAACAACTAACAAGAATAGAAGAAGCATTCAGGAGTACCCACTTTATGCTATGTTCATCGAATCTAAACGAGAATGAAGTTATTTCTACTCTTGTTAAGCCACATGTATCGAAGTTCGTGGCAAGAATATCTGGAAACCAAAATAACTACAGTAGAAATGGCCTTCGGCCACAATTGCAAGGACAGAGAGCTATAAAGCCACCATTACAAGCACATCATCAGCATCAGGCCCAGAGAGCTATACATCCACCATTACGAGCACAACATCAGCCTCAGGCACAGAGACCCATCAATCCCCCATTACAAGCTCATCAGCTTCAGGACAAAAGGATGAATAGGAATCAGAATTCAACGGTGCAGGGACCCACACAAGCTATTCGTGTTCAAACACAGACAGTATGGAGGCCAAAATCAGGGGTGTGA